From the genome of Leptodactylus fuscus isolate aLepFus1 chromosome 1, aLepFus1.hap2, whole genome shotgun sequence, one region includes:
- the VCP gene encoding transitional endoplasmic reticulum ATPase — MASGSESKGDDLSTAILKQKSRPNRLIVDEAINEDNSVVSLSQGKMDELQLFRGDTVLLKGKKRREAVCIVLSDDTCSDEKIRMNRVVRNNLRVRLGDVISIQPCPDVKYGKRIHVLPIDDTVEGITGNLFEVYLKPYFLEAYRPIRKGDIFLVRGGMRAVEFKVVETDPSPYCIVAPDTVIHCEGEPIKREDEEESLNEVGYDDIGGCRKQLAQIKEMVELPLRHPALFKAIGVKPPRGILLYGPPGTGKTLIARAVANETGAFFFLINGPEIMSKLAGESESNLRKAFEEAEKNAPAIIFIDELDAIAPKREKTHGEVERRIVSQLLTLMDGLKQRAHVIVMAATNRPNSIDPALRRFGRFDREVDIGIPDATGRLEILQIHTKNMKLADDVDLEQVANETHGHVGADLAALCSEAALQAIRKKMDLIDLEDETIDAEVMNSLAVTMDDFRWALSQSNPSALRETVVEVPQVTWEDIGGLEDVKRELQELVQYPVEHPDKFLKFGMTPSKGVLFYGPPGCGKTLLAKAIANECQANFISIKGPELLTMWFGESEANVREIFDKARQAAPCVLFFDELDSIAKARGGNIGDGGGAADRVINQILTEMDGMSTKKNVFIIGATNRPDIIDPAILRPGRLDQLIYIPLPDEKSRIAILKANLRKSPVAKDVDLDFLAKMTNGFSGADLTEICQRACKLAIRESIENEIRRERERQTNPSAMEVEEDDPVPEIRRDHFEEAMRFARRSVSDNDIRKYEMFAQTLQQSRGFGSFRFPSGGQGGAGPSQGAGGGAGGSHFTEEEDDLYG; from the exons ATGGCTTCCGGATCAGA ATCTAAAGGCGATGACTTGTCCACTGCAATTCTTAAGCAGAAGAGCCGACCAAACCGGTTGATTGTAGATGAAGCGATCAATGAAGACAACAGCGTGGTCTCCCTGTCCCAG GGCAAAATGGACGAACTTCAGCTGTTCCGAGGGGACACTGTACTTCTGAAGggaaagaagaggagagaagCCGTGTGCATTGTCCTGTCTGATGACACCTGCTCGGACGAGAAGATCCGTATGAACAGGGTTGTACGTAATAACCTGCGGGTGCGGCTTGGAGATGTAATAAG TATTCAGCCATGTCCAGATGTGAAGTACGGCAAACGGATCCATGTCTTGCCTATAGATGACACCGTGGAGGGCATCACGGGCAATCTGTTTGAAGTCTATCTGAAGCCTTATTTCCTGGAAGCTTACAGGCCCATCAGAAAAG GTGACATTTTCCTTGTGCGCGGTGGCATGCGTGCAGTGGAGTTCAAGGTGGTGGAGACGGATCCCAGCCCATATTGTATTGTGGCCCCAGATACTGTAATCCACTGTGAAGGAGAGCCTATTAAACGGGAG GACGAGGAGGAGTCTCTGAATGAAGTGGGTTACGATGACATCGGGGGCTGCAGGAAGCAGTTGGCTCAGATCAAGGAGATGGTGGAGCTGCCGCTCAGACACCCGGCCCTCTTCAAGGCTATTGGTGTGAAG CCACCTCGTGGTATTTTGCTGTACGGACCCCCAGGAACTGGAAAAACCCTCATTGCTCGAGCTGTCGCTAATGAAACCGGTGCATTCTTCTTCCTCATTAATG GTCCTGAGATTATGAGCAAATTGGCCGGTGAATCAGAGAGCAACTTGCGCAAAGCCTTTGAAGAAGCTGAGAAGAATGCCCCCGCCATTATCTTCATTGATGAACTGGACGCCATTGCCCCTAAGAGAGAGAAG ACACACGGAGAAGTTGAGCGCAGAATTGTGTCCCAGCTGCTAACACTTATGGACGGCTTGAAACAAAGGGCGCACGTCATTGTCATGGCTGCCACTAACCGACCCAACAGCATAGACCCAGCACTTAGACGTTTCG GCCGTTTTGACAGAGAGGTGGACATTGGCATCCCTGATGCTACCGGGAGACTGGAAATTCTACAAATTCACACAAAGAACATGAAGCTGGCAGATGATGTTGATCTAGAACAG GTAGCTAATGAGACTCATGGTCATGTTGGTGCTGATCTGGCTGCCCTGTGCTCAGAGGCCGCTCTCCAAGCTATCCGCAAGAAGATGGACCTCATCGACTTGGAGGATGAAACTATAGATGCTGAAGTAATGAACTCCTTGGCTGTCACTATGGATGACTTCAGG TGGGCACTTAGTCAGAGCAATCCATCGGCGCTGCGTGAGACGGTGGTGGAAGTGCCGCAGGTCACCTGGGAAGACATCGGAGGTTTGGAAGATGTTAAGAGGGAATTGCAGGAGCTGGTACAG TATCCTGTGGAACATCCAGACAAGTTCTTGAAGTTCGGCATGACCCCATCTAAAGGTGTGCTGTTCTACGGGCCACCTGGATGTGGTAAGACCTTGTTAGCCAAGGCTATTGCCAATGAATGCCAGGCCAACTTCATCTCCATCAAAGGCCCTGAGCTGCTCACTATGTGGTTTGGAGAGTCTGAAGCCAACGTCAGAGAGATCTTTGATAAG GCTCGGCAGGCCGCTCCCTGTGTTCTCTTCTTTGATGAATTGGACTCCATCGCCAAGGCCCGTGGGGGTAACATTGGTGACGGTGGTGGAGCTGCCGACAGAGTCATCAACCAGATCCTGACTGAGATGGATGGAATGTCTACCAAAAAGAATGTCTTCATCATTGGAGCCACCAACAGACCTGACATCATTGACCCAGCCATTCTGCGTCCTGGACGTCTGGACCAGCTCATCTACATCCCCCTGCCAGACGAGAAGTCCCGCATTGCTATCCTTAAGGCCAACCTGAGGAAGTCTCCAGTGGCCAAA GATGTGGATCTTGACTTCTTGGCTAAGATGACAAATGGTTTCTCTGGTGCTGACCTGACTGAGATCTGTCAGCGGGCTTGTAAGCTGGCCATTCGGGAATCCATTGAGAATGAAATCAGAAGAGAGCGGGAGAGGCAGACAAACCCTTCTGCCATG GAGGTGGAAGAAGATGACCCTGTACCTGAGATCCGCAGGGATCACTTTGAGGAAGCCATGCGTTTTGCCCGCCGTTCTGTCAGCGACAATGACATCAGAAAATATGAAATGTTCGCACAGACTTTGCAGCAGAGTCGCGGCTTTGGCAGTTTCAG ATTTCCTTCTGGAGGCCAAGGAGGAGCCGGTCCTAGTCAAGGTGCAGGAGGGGGAGCTGGTGGAAGCCACTTTACTGAAGAAGAAGACGACCTCTATGGCTAG
- the LOC142192143 gene encoding protein huluwa-like has translation MVSVTPSLPPIVGGNASAQALPSLEEKLVLQPFLTLMVFILLPCVVMLFLINCFLLFHHLPVLSLKKRGKRRGGSSKGNNHSCRSNQAGYKTKPQPSCLDKCTCDGYSGVLSRGLEATLALGESAHVSCDRLQSTREWCFKQNETPVRPYCLCPSHGIPMSCCPSRTPAMSQDREITWNEVEDGGGGLMSYSEQETQQNAAPPNTPAAPQTARGMITPKVKFCRKTSTQRKNLGVPFNPLGSLLFDHASSIPPDDTPTRFSGHCSSLGPGLDSDFGVSAGISLHILSSDSDSCSQSCASGMEWDYYDPCYMRKNRLRRENGQNHHLPVICSKQYWV, from the exons ATGGTGTCTGTgaccccctctctgccccccatAGTTGGGGGGAACGCTTCAGCCCAGGCTTTGCCATCTTTGGAGGAGAAGTTGGTGTTGCAGCCATTTCTTACACTTATGGTGTTTATCCTCCTCCCATGTGTGGTTATGCTCTTTCTCATCAATTGCTTTTTGCTATTTCACCATCTTCCTGTCCTATCCTTGAAGAAAAGGGGTAAGAGGCGAGGAGGGTCGTCTAAGGGCAACAACCATTCCTGTAGGAGCAACCAGGCAGGTTATAAAACCAAGCCACAGCCCAGCTGTCTGGATAAGTGCACATGTGATGGCTACTCGGGGGTCCTCAGTCGAGGTTTGGAGGCTACTTTGGCCCTTGGTGAAAGTGCCCATGTGTCCTGCGATAGACTCCAGTCCACCAGAGAATGGTGCTTTAAGCAGAACGAGACCCCAGTGAGACCCTATTGTCTGTGCCCATCCCATGGAATACCTATGTCCTGTTGCCCCTCTAGAACTCCTGCCATGTCGCAGGATAGAGAGATTACCTGGAATGAAGTTGAAGATGGTGGAGGCGGCTTAATGTCCTATAGCGAGCAAGAAACACAGCAGAACGCGGCTCCACCGAACACGCCTGCAGCTCCACAAACAGCACGTGGG ATGATAACTCCGAAGGTAAAGTTCTGCCGTAAGACCAGTACACAGAGGAAAAACCTTGGAGTGCCCTTCAACCCTTTGGGGTCTTTACTGTTTGATCACGCCAGCAGCATCCCCCCAGACGATACGCCAACTCGGTTTTCAGGCCATTGCAGCTCCCTGGGTCCAGGACTGGACAGTGACTTTGGGGTCAGTGCAG GTATCTCTCTGCACATCTTATCCTCAGACAGTGACTCCTGCTCCCAATCCTGCGCCTCCGGGATGGAATGGGATTATTATGACCCATGTTATATGAGGAAGAATCGGCTCCGCAGGGAGAACGGGCAGAACCATCACCTCCCAGTCATCTGCAGCAAGCAATACTGGGTATAA